GAGCATTGGCAGGAAGATCATCCTTATTCATTGAAATACTCAGAACAAAGGTTACATGATATTTCTTACCGATTTCTTCAAGAGTTGAAATAACCTCTGAAATATCTTCCCCTTCTAAACAGGAAAGCTTCAAAAAGCTGTCTAAAAACATAATTTCCAGGTCGTGATCCTGTGAGATTATACCGCACAGAAAACCAACAAATGCTTCACTGGAAGTGATTGGATACTCATTTACATTAATGAGGCGGATTTTATTATTTAATTCATACATGTGTTTGGCGCTTTTGTCCAAATATACAATGGAACCTGTGGAATCCTTAATAGCTGTATTTGCCTTATCTAATAAATGCTTTGTCTTTCCTTTCCCCTTTTCTCCGGCAATGATCTGAACCATAACTATCTCCTCCTTGAGTTTATTTAATTTGTATAAAAAGTCAATTCATATTACTCTAATTATAGAATAAATTTAGAAAAAAC
The window above is part of the Lachnoclostridium edouardi genome. Proteins encoded here:
- a CDS encoding twitching motility protein PilT; the protein is MVQIIAGEKGKGKTKHLLDKANTAIKDSTGSIVYLDKSAKHMYELNNKIRLINVNEYPITSSEAFVGFLCGIISQDHDLEIMFLDSFLKLSCLEGEDISEVISTLEEIGKKYHVTFVLSISMNKDDLPANAQNDVVISL